One window from the genome of Candidatus Limnocylindrales bacterium encodes:
- a CDS encoding NUDIX domain-containing protein: MGSPIKPVKNSVAFVIYNRNRTHFLIVKRPPEDERLPDVWGLPAGSLRGEETYEEAIVRSGREKLGVELKVAGKIGEGEIDLGDYILHLEEYEAEILHGEPQVPQPIPGITQYVQWKWGKSSDLIEAAQKGSLCSQVYLSQVDQKTGQGDSSNAEAEPDRKLSGPDQ, encoded by the coding sequence ATGGGAAGTCCTATAAAACCGGTTAAAAACTCGGTTGCCTTTGTCATTTATAATAGAAATCGGACCCATTTCCTGATAGTTAAAAGGCCTCCTGAGGATGAGAGGTTACCCGATGTGTGGGGATTACCGGCTGGATCGTTACGGGGTGAGGAAACTTATGAAGAGGCCATTGTGAGATCCGGTAGGGAGAAACTAGGGGTTGAGCTAAAAGTGGCAGGTAAAATTGGGGAAGGCGAGATCGATCTGGGGGATTATATCCTCCATCTGGAAGAGTATGAAGCCGAGATCCTGCACGGTGAGCCCCAGGTGCCGCAACCCATCCCCGGCATAACCCAATATGTCCAATGGAAGTGGGGAAAATCGAGCGATTTAATCGAAGCTGCTCAAAAAGGATCTTTATGCAGTCAGGTGTATCTCTCCCAGGTGGATCAGAAAACGGGTCAGGGGGATTCTTCCAATGCCGAAGCGGAGCCCGATAGAAAACTCTCCGGCCCCGATCAATAG
- a CDS encoding peptide-binding protein, which translates to MLIKRILFSLPLLMALFFFISFLMAKENFHKQVNQLILSSIGDAEKLNPVLATDTASSDINSFVFNGLVKYNENQELIGDLAESWKIEQVSTFHLQPGSPLSGQEVVAKLKTSLAPEDLDQAKIVEIKAKSDRDLEVFLNTAGRDFEKEIFKVIPETEFQSVDHHPIITFYLRKNVRWHDGHPFTAEDVKFTYDTIMDEKTMTVRRPMFELVQQVNILDPYRVQVVYKKPFSPSLESWGIGMIPKHILEGQDINTTPFNRHPIGTGPFKFKEWIADEKITLVANEDYFEGRPYLDQISYRIIPESSLAEMEFAVEGVDYYEPQPHQVRRFLQDERYAIYRRLGNAYTYIGWNQGVDFFKDKRVRRALTYAIDRQKIVENILYGLGVVSTGPFPPQMWYFNPDVKPLAYNPDKARELLAEAGWKDTDGDGILDKDGKPFKFSLITNNGNVARQNIAVLVQRQLKEIGIQVEIALYEWAVFIRDRINTRNFEACVLGWSLGLDPDIYEIWHSSQIKDGFNFVGYRNPQVDTLIEAGRTEYDREKRKEIYHKIQALIYEDQPYTFLYVPEEIAALHKGEFKIKRVNDQGQVILEDISMTPVGLFYHLTKWYRPGGALLKR; encoded by the coding sequence ATGTTGATCAAACGGATTTTATTTTCTCTACCTCTCCTGATGGCTTTATTCTTTTTCATCTCCTTTTTGATGGCTAAGGAGAACTTCCATAAACAAGTTAATCAATTGATTCTCAGTTCCATAGGAGATGCCGAAAAGCTGAATCCGGTTCTGGCCACCGATACGGCTTCCAGTGATATCAATAGTTTTGTCTTCAACGGTCTGGTCAAATACAATGAAAATCAGGAATTGATTGGAGATCTGGCGGAGAGTTGGAAGATAGAGCAGGTTTCTACCTTCCACCTCCAGCCCGGGAGCCCTCTGTCCGGTCAGGAAGTGGTCGCTAAATTAAAAACTTCCCTGGCCCCTGAGGATTTAGATCAGGCGAAGATCGTAGAAATCAAAGCCAAGTCGGATCGTGATCTGGAAGTTTTCTTGAACACTGCAGGAAGAGATTTTGAGAAAGAAATCTTCAAGGTGATCCCGGAAACCGAATTCCAATCCGTGGATCATCATCCCATCATTACCTTTTACCTGAGGAAAAATGTTCGGTGGCATGATGGACATCCCTTTACGGCGGAGGACGTAAAGTTTACCTATGATACCATCATGGATGAAAAGACGATGACCGTCCGACGCCCCATGTTTGAGTTAGTCCAGCAAGTTAATATCCTTGACCCCTACCGGGTTCAGGTGGTGTATAAAAAACCTTTTTCTCCCAGTTTAGAGAGTTGGGGAATAGGTATGATTCCCAAGCATATTCTGGAAGGGCAGGATATCAATACCACTCCCTTTAACCGTCATCCCATTGGAACGGGCCCCTTTAAGTTTAAAGAATGGATTGCCGATGAAAAAATAACTCTTGTGGCCAATGAAGATTATTTTGAAGGGCGTCCTTATCTGGATCAGATTTCTTATCGAATTATTCCGGAGTCTTCTTTGGCGGAGATGGAGTTTGCAGTGGAAGGTGTTGACTATTACGAGCCGCAGCCTCATCAAGTCCGACGCTTTTTACAGGATGAGCGATATGCCATCTATCGGAGATTGGGTAATGCTTATACTTACATCGGCTGGAATCAAGGAGTAGATTTTTTTAAGGATAAACGGGTCCGACGGGCCCTGACCTATGCGATAGACCGTCAGAAGATCGTTGAGAACATCCTCTACGGCTTAGGGGTTGTTTCGACCGGGCCTTTTCCACCCCAGATGTGGTATTTCAATCCCGACGTTAAACCCCTGGCGTATAATCCAGACAAAGCCAGAGAACTTTTGGCAGAGGCAGGATGGAAGGATACTGATGGGGATGGGATTTTAGATAAAGATGGAAAGCCTTTTAAATTTTCACTGATCACAAACAACGGGAATGTTGCCCGACAAAACATAGCGGTCCTTGTTCAACGGCAGTTAAAAGAAATTGGAATCCAGGTGGAAATAGCACTTTATGAGTGGGCCGTTTTCATTCGGGATCGAATTAATACCCGAAATTTTGAAGCTTGCGTTCTGGGGTGGAGCCTCGGCTTAGATCCGGATATCTATGAGATCTGGCATTCCAGTCAGATCAAAGACGGCTTCAATTTTGTTGGATACCGAAATCCGCAGGTAGATACCTTGATTGAAGCCGGACGGACCGAATATGATCGCGAGAAGCGAAAGGAAATTTACCATAAAATCCAGGCGTTGATCTATGAGGATCAACCGTATACCTTCTTGTATGTACCTGAAGAAATTGCTGCCCTTCATAAAGGAGAATTTAAAATTAAAAGAGTCAACGACCAGGGGCAGGTTATTTTAGAAGATATTTCTATGACTCCGGTGGGGCTTTTCTATCATCTCACCAAGTGGTACCGCCCCGGAGGGGCTCTTTTAAAGAGATAA
- a CDS encoding sigma-70 family RNA polymerase sigma factor codes for MLPKKDVTLRDLKLSRARGDFDLFSQVVTKYFGSMMMYAIRKYYWLSEADAEDLVQEVFKELCEVINQEVREKEAPVDKWLFKRLNQRCLNHLRNWRIASKTEVLEPNFPVIDGGLFPAPDEMIEGEIAGFLREGVHKQLRGRTQEVIKLYMEGLSQKEIAEKLQVSSARVSVLMQKGIYRLKKWLQTQGF; via the coding sequence ATGTTACCTAAGAAAGATGTGACTCTGAGAGATCTTAAGTTAAGTAGGGCCAGAGGGGATTTTGATTTATTTTCCCAGGTTGTAACCAAGTACTTTGGAAGCATGATGATGTATGCTATCCGAAAATATTATTGGTTAAGCGAAGCAGATGCCGAGGATCTTGTGCAAGAGGTTTTCAAAGAGCTTTGCGAGGTGATAAATCAAGAGGTGAGGGAAAAGGAAGCTCCCGTGGATAAATGGCTTTTTAAGCGTCTTAACCAGCGGTGTCTTAACCATTTAAGAAATTGGAGGATAGCTTCAAAAACTGAGGTTCTAGAGCCGAATTTTCCCGTAATAGATGGAGGGCTGTTCCCAGCACCGGATGAGATGATCGAGGGTGAAATCGCCGGGTTCCTCAGGGAAGGTGTCCATAAACAGCTTAGAGGGAGGACTCAGGAAGTTATAAAACTATATATGGAAGGATTATCACAAAAAGAGATTGCCGAGAAGCTCCAGGTTAGCTCTGCCCGGGTATCTGTACTTATGCAAAAGGGAATCTATAGGTTAAAAAAGTGGTTACAAACCCAGGGTTTTTAG
- a CDS encoding leucyl aminopeptidase has translation MEFKVKTGKLKEEAAEALVVSTYEKELAGSARTVDEALGGTLNRLIEAGDFKGKLNEMAWLYPWGEGIAAKRLLVVGLGKREELTLDKVREAAGTAAREISGKGLKSFTTPLYGVGVLPHPIEVLVQALIEGSLLSLYRFDQYKSKKENDENGKGIEQITVLSEEAKEVSKLEEGVRIGQMVAEATNFARDLSNHPANIATPTMLAEQAEKMAREVGLSCRILSKPDMEELKMGALLAVARGSQEPPKFIILEHNADKKDLDTIVLVGKGVTFDSGGISLKPAEGMDAMKMDMSGGAAVIAALKCAAVLNLPLKVVGLVPATENLPSGSATKPGDIVTASSGTTIEILNTDAEGRLILADALTYAKRYNPRAVIDLATLTGACVVALGHVACAMLGNNRELMEKVRAASELSGERLWELPLWEDYKELIKGDLADIKNTAGREGGTITGAAFLSRFTEDYPWVHLDIAGTAWTGKGLKKSYLPKGATGFGVRLLVQFLRNWGK, from the coding sequence ATGGAATTCAAAGTTAAAACTGGAAAGTTGAAAGAGGAAGCCGCAGAGGCTCTGGTTGTAAGTACTTACGAAAAAGAGTTGGCCGGTTCGGCCAGAACTGTCGACGAAGCCCTGGGGGGTACCCTAAACAGGCTCATCGAAGCAGGAGATTTCAAGGGAAAACTTAATGAGATGGCCTGGTTATATCCTTGGGGAGAAGGAATTGCTGCAAAGCGTCTTTTAGTGGTAGGCCTGGGTAAAAGAGAAGAACTCACCCTGGATAAAGTTCGTGAAGCCGCCGGAACGGCGGCTCGGGAAATCTCGGGAAAAGGTCTGAAAAGTTTTACAACCCCCCTCTATGGAGTTGGAGTTTTACCTCACCCCATTGAAGTTCTGGTCCAAGCCCTCATTGAAGGAAGTTTACTCTCCCTTTACAGGTTCGATCAGTACAAATCTAAAAAGGAAAATGATGAAAACGGGAAGGGTATTGAGCAAATAACGGTTCTCAGTGAAGAAGCTAAGGAGGTTTCTAAACTAGAAGAAGGGGTTCGAATTGGGCAGATGGTAGCTGAGGCCACGAATTTCGCCCGGGATTTAAGCAACCATCCGGCTAACATCGCTACTCCCACCATGTTGGCCGAGCAGGCAGAAAAAATGGCCCGCGAAGTGGGATTGAGCTGTCGAATTTTATCTAAACCCGACATGGAGGAACTTAAAATGGGAGCTCTTCTTGCGGTAGCCCGGGGGAGTCAGGAGCCGCCTAAGTTTATTATTCTGGAGCACAACGCAGATAAGAAAGATCTGGATACTATTGTGTTAGTCGGTAAAGGTGTAACCTTTGACAGTGGAGGTATTTCCCTTAAGCCTGCAGAGGGAATGGATGCGATGAAGATGGATATGTCGGGGGGAGCTGCAGTCATTGCTGCTTTGAAGTGTGCAGCCGTGTTGAACTTACCTTTAAAGGTCGTGGGTCTGGTTCCGGCAACCGAAAATTTACCCAGTGGTTCGGCCACCAAACCGGGAGACATTGTAACGGCTTCCTCAGGGACGACCATAGAAATTCTCAATACCGATGCAGAAGGACGACTTATTCTGGCAGATGCCTTGACCTATGCCAAACGTTATAATCCCCGTGCCGTTATTGATCTGGCGACCCTTACCGGTGCCTGTGTGGTTGCCCTGGGTCATGTGGCCTGTGCTATGTTAGGAAATAATCGCGAGTTGATGGAAAAAGTTCGAGCGGCCTCAGAATTATCCGGAGAGCGACTTTGGGAACTTCCTTTATGGGAGGATTATAAGGAATTGATCAAAGGGGATCTTGCAGATATCAAAAATACGGCCGGTCGAGAAGGTGGGACCATTACCGGAGCAGCTTTTCTCAGTCGGTTTACAGAGGATTATCCCTGGGTCCATTTGGATATTGCCGGAACTGCCTGGACCGGTAAGGGTCTCAAAAAATCTTATCTTCCCAAAGGAGCAACCGGTTTCGGCGTAAGGCTGCTGGTTCAATTTTTGAGAAATTGGGGAAAGTAG
- a CDS encoding VOC family protein has product MKLRGINHVVLKVRDLQRSAEFYSYILGFEQVGQRRRMLFFRGGGHPHDLALFEVGPDAAPLQPHQVGLFHFCITVEDETALAELYRRCKKAGVKILGVVDHIVSRSFYVEDPDGNVVELTVDAPEEEWAHLENPFEIDRPYHLPD; this is encoded by the coding sequence GTGAAATTAAGAGGAATTAACCATGTAGTTTTAAAGGTGCGAGATCTTCAGCGTTCGGCCGAGTTTTATTCTTACATCCTGGGATTTGAGCAGGTAGGACAACGACGACGTATGCTGTTCTTCAGGGGAGGCGGGCATCCCCACGATTTGGCCCTCTTTGAAGTAGGTCCGGATGCAGCGCCATTACAACCCCATCAGGTAGGTTTATTTCATTTCTGTATAACCGTTGAAGATGAAACAGCTCTGGCCGAGCTCTACCGACGGTGCAAAAAGGCCGGCGTAAAGATTTTGGGTGTTGTAGATCATATTGTTTCCCGTTCTTTTTATGTAGAAGATCCCGACGGGAATGTAGTTGAACTGACCGTGGATGCGCCTGAAGAGGAATGGGCCCATTTAGAAAACCCCTTTGAGATAGACAGGCCGTATCACCTGCCGGATTAA
- a CDS encoding ABC transporter permease, with the protein MFIFIIRRLLQSIPVLFGITIISFLMIHLAPGSPMGQLMDPKVPPKVLEEWRKIFHLDEPLYVQYGLWLKNLVTGRLTSFKDGRPVLTKIKERLPATLLLNIVATLIIFSVAIPLGIFSATHRYSVADHVTTTLAFVGISLPSFWIAYLLILVAVKGLGLPVLGVRTFGLEGLSPSESFFDRIWHLFLPALIASITEIASLSRYMRASMIEVMQQDYIQTARAKGLNEDDVKYRHGLRNALLPIITIFGFLIPGLIGGSVITESVFAWPGIGQLGYQSVLSRDYPTIMTLTTISAVLVLIGNLVADVLYAWADPRIRYD; encoded by the coding sequence ATGTTCATTTTCATTATTCGGCGACTCCTTCAAAGTATTCCGGTCCTTTTCGGAATTACGATTATCTCCTTTCTTATGATCCATTTAGCTCCGGGTTCTCCTATGGGTCAGCTCATGGACCCCAAGGTTCCTCCCAAAGTCCTGGAGGAGTGGAGAAAAATCTTTCATCTGGATGAACCCCTTTATGTTCAATATGGGTTGTGGCTAAAGAACCTGGTAACCGGTCGGTTAACATCCTTTAAAGACGGCCGTCCGGTTCTGACTAAGATCAAGGAGCGTTTACCGGCAACCCTTCTTTTGAATATTGTAGCGACGCTCATTATTTTCTCTGTGGCTATCCCCTTAGGCATTTTCTCGGCGACCCATCGCTATTCCGTGGCGGACCATGTAACGACAACCCTTGCCTTTGTAGGCATTTCTTTACCCAGCTTCTGGATAGCTTATCTCCTTATCCTCGTTGCCGTTAAAGGACTTGGTTTACCGGTTCTGGGAGTCAGAACCTTCGGCCTGGAGGGACTGAGTCCTTCGGAGAGTTTCTTTGATCGGATCTGGCACCTTTTCTTACCGGCTCTTATTGCCTCGATTACGGAAATTGCCTCTCTGTCCCGATACATGCGGGCCAGCATGATAGAGGTTATGCAACAAGATTATATTCAAACGGCCCGGGCTAAAGGACTGAACGAAGATGATGTCAAGTATCGTCATGGTTTAAGAAATGCTTTATTACCCATTATTACCATTTTCGGATTTTTAATCCCAGGCCTTATTGGGGGATCCGTAATTACAGAATCTGTTTTTGCCTGGCCTGGGATCGGTCAGTTGGGCTATCAATCGGTTTTATCACGGGATTATCCTACCATTATGACCCTGACCACCATTTCCGCGGTTCTGGTTCTGATCGGTAATCTGGTTGCAGATGTCCTGTATGCCTGGGCAGATCCTCGAATACGATATGATTGA
- a CDS encoding DoxX family protein yields the protein MTVPDLVARWSAWAPYLRSVLRMVAAFIFISAGTMKLFAFPTGIPPDGGTVRLMSQLGLGALLEVFGGTLLLLGLFTRPVAFLLAGEMAVAYFQFHFPQGFWPVMNGGIPAVLYCFVWLYFSAAGAGPWSLDAKRRK from the coding sequence ATGACCGTACCTGATCTCGTTGCAAGGTGGTCAGCCTGGGCTCCATACTTGCGGAGTGTGCTCCGCATGGTGGCTGCCTTTATATTTATATCGGCTGGTACCATGAAACTCTTCGCCTTCCCAACCGGAATCCCCCCAGACGGCGGCACCGTCAGGCTTATGTCCCAGTTAGGATTGGGTGCCCTTCTGGAGGTGTTTGGCGGTACCCTGCTTCTCCTCGGCCTCTTTACTCGCCCTGTCGCATTCCTTCTGGCCGGCGAGATGGCTGTGGCATATTTCCAGTTTCACTTCCCTCAAGGCTTCTGGCCTGTCATGAATGGGGGTATTCCTGCTGTGCTTTATTGCTTCGTCTGGCTCTACTTCTCAGCCGCCGGTGCAGGACCCTGGAGTCTGGATGCAAAGCGGAGGAAATAA
- a CDS encoding zf-HC2 domain-containing protein, with the protein MKSMSCEVFMGRLQQYFRGELSDQDELEMDDHLDRCEACTEKLKALLESEEHFLLSPWEQTQILQQLRASYTLDPDREQKGIEKVLASTRPFWSEPAKMLWAAANLSGIDEIRERMGAEFEKRGPIHLESYTGELYVRDQNSAILEFRKEGRPALDLNGKTIEFFATKPPKMGELSPRLSETIQAGIVVIDFTKLGLSLEDYAKVHFKLYLDESTVMEGSLGEE; encoded by the coding sequence ATGAAATCGATGAGCTGTGAAGTGTTCATGGGACGATTACAGCAATATTTTAGAGGAGAACTATCGGACCAAGATGAATTAGAGATGGACGATCACCTGGATCGATGTGAGGCATGTACTGAAAAGCTTAAGGCTTTGCTGGAATCAGAGGAGCACTTCTTACTCTCCCCGTGGGAGCAGACTCAAATCTTACAACAGCTAAGAGCGTCTTATACGCTAGATCCGGATCGGGAACAAAAAGGAATCGAGAAAGTCCTTGCAAGCACTCGACCGTTCTGGTCGGAACCGGCGAAAATGTTGTGGGCGGCTGCGAATCTATCCGGAATAGATGAAATTCGAGAGCGAATGGGTGCCGAATTTGAAAAACGAGGTCCCATTCACTTAGAGTCCTATACGGGAGAGCTGTATGTCCGGGATCAGAATTCGGCTATCCTGGAGTTCAGGAAAGAGGGCAGGCCGGCCTTAGATCTTAACGGAAAAACCATTGAGTTCTTTGCAACTAAACCGCCGAAAATGGGAGAACTATCCCCTCGCCTTTCCGAAACAATTCAAGCCGGGATTGTTGTGATCGATTTTACAAAACTGGGACTCTCCCTGGAGGATTATGCAAAGGTACATTTTAAACTTTATCTGGATGAATCCACCGTTATGGAGGGAAGTCTGGGAGAAGAATAA
- a CDS encoding ABC transporter permease yields the protein MPGQILEYDMIEKESLETKPYSPFREFLKDFRKNKPAVGGALVIVFLFVVAFTVWFLGQLNIYFPYDPNETDMAIKLSPPSLQHPLGTDQLGRDVLARMLHGARISLLVGFVAVGIAVTVGILVGSIAGYFGGWIDNLLMRLVDAVISFPSFFLILTVVALLKPSFWNVMIVIGLTGWTGTARFIRAEFLSLKEREFVQAAHALGGKSSRIILVHLLPNALMPVLVSATLGVAGAILTEAGLSFLGFGVQPPQPTWGNILTEGRLYIFDAWWLTLFPGLAILITVLSFNLVGEGLRDALDPRSR from the coding sequence ATGCCTGGGCAGATCCTCGAATACGATATGATTGAGAAGGAATCCCTGGAAACAAAACCCTACAGTCCTTTTCGGGAGTTTTTAAAAGATTTCAGGAAAAATAAACCGGCTGTTGGAGGGGCCTTGGTGATCGTTTTCCTGTTTGTGGTGGCTTTTACGGTGTGGTTTCTGGGTCAGCTAAACATCTATTTCCCTTACGATCCAAATGAAACCGATATGGCCATCAAGCTGAGTCCTCCCTCCCTGCAACATCCCCTGGGAACCGATCAACTTGGGCGGGATGTACTGGCCAGAATGTTACATGGAGCCAGAATCTCCCTTCTGGTGGGATTCGTAGCAGTGGGAATTGCTGTAACGGTGGGAATCCTGGTCGGAAGTATTGCCGGATACTTCGGAGGTTGGATCGATAACCTTCTCATGCGGTTAGTCGATGCCGTGATCAGTTTTCCCAGCTTCTTCTTAATTCTTACCGTGGTCGCACTTCTCAAACCGAGTTTTTGGAATGTGATGATCGTGATCGGTCTGACGGGATGGACCGGAACAGCCCGATTTATCCGGGCCGAGTTCCTATCCCTGAAAGAAAGGGAGTTTGTCCAGGCCGCCCATGCCTTAGGCGGCAAGAGTTCCAGGATCATTCTCGTCCATCTCCTTCCCAATGCCCTTATGCCGGTTCTGGTCTCTGCTACCTTAGGCGTTGCCGGAGCCATCCTTACCGAAGCCGGGCTTAGTTTCCTGGGGTTCGGGGTTCAACCGCCTCAACCTACCTGGGGTAATATTTTAACCGAGGGGAGGTTATATATCTTCGATGCCTGGTGGCTGACCCTGTTCCCGGGATTGGCCATCCTCATCACGGTATTGTCCTTCAACCTGGTAGGGGAAGGACTCCGGGATGCTCTGGATCCCAGATCTCGATAA